One genomic segment of Mangifera indica cultivar Alphonso chromosome 6, CATAS_Mindica_2.1, whole genome shotgun sequence includes these proteins:
- the LOC123219761 gene encoding uncharacterized protein LOC123219761: protein MFEAAKRGNVMFLDIIWETYPDTMFEVDGNHCSIFHVVVMYDHYSIFSFIHIIGPLKKDLIVWKSDEDQNNILRLAGMLAPTDWLSVVSGAALQLQWELLWFSEVREIMHPSHHENSERETPRALVTKEHGELKKWETNE from the exons ATGTTTGAGGCTGCAAAGCGAGGAAACGTCATGTTTCTAGACATAATTTGGGAGACATATCCTGATACGATGTTTGAAGTAGACGGAAATCATTGTAGCATATTTCATGTTGTTGTCATGTATGATCACTACAGCATTTTCAGTTTCATTCATATCATAGGTCCGTTAAAGAAGGACTTGATAGTCTGGAAATCAGATGAAGATCAGAACAACATATTGCGTTTGGCTGGAATGTTGGCACCAACAGATTGGCTCAGTGTTGTGTCAGGTGCGGCTCTTCAACTGCAGTGGGAGTTGTTGTGGTTTAGC GAAGTGAGAGAAATTATGCATCCATCTCACCATGAAAACAGTGAACGGGAAACTCCTAGAGCTTTAGTTACTAAGGAGCATGGAGAATTAAAGAAATGGGAGACAAATGAATGA